In Oxyura jamaicensis isolate SHBP4307 breed ruddy duck chromosome 21, BPBGC_Ojam_1.0, whole genome shotgun sequence, a single genomic region encodes these proteins:
- the LOC118177296 gene encoding uncharacterized protein LOC118177296 isoform X2 — translation MQGNIAPKANVWGDVKDAVSSASISSMNTMCQYEVLPAASVHSAFIPRRDSWDENQVGVMDPAEFCAAQMHRPSEQTPMPGRMHGDCQVSAFLWAPLGSVLKTTSYHCTGSNGWPPGENRTASGPHLPICSEPSPRGPTWSFPMPDLRARNTAPESQPQGNLRPQARRHCYSSRSQKGSI, via the exons ATGCTGTCTCATCTGCCAGCATCTCCAGCATGAACACGATGTGTCAATATGAAGTGCTCCCAGCTGCGTCCGTCCACTCCGCTTTCATTCCCAGGAGAGATTCCTGGGATGAAAACCAGGTTGGCGTGATGGATCCAGCAGAG ttttgcgCTGCCCAGATGCACCGTCCCAGTGAGCAGACCCCCATGCCAGGAAGGATGCATGGAGACTGCCAGGTCTCAGCTTTTCTGTGGGCTCCCCTAGGGTCTGTCCTGAAAACCACTTCCTACCACTGCACAGGGAGCAACGGTTGGCCCCCAGGAGAGAACAGGACAGCGTCTGGACCTCACCTCCCCATCTGCAGTGAACCCTCGCCGAGGGG GCCCACGTGGAGTTTTCCAATGCCAGATCTCCGTGCTAGGAACACAGCGCCAGAGTCTCAGCCACAGGGAAACCTACGACCGCAGGCAAGGCGGCACTGCTACAGCAGCAGATCACAGAAAGGCTCCATCTAA
- the LOC118177296 gene encoding uncharacterized protein LOC118177296 isoform X1 has product MQGNIAPKANVWGDVKDAVSSASISSMNTMCQYEVLPAASVHSAFIPRRDSWDENQVGVMDPAEVRNARSSQGMWGYRRGPQTTQEMVQKEGSSGTVPGSRAGLWRDVGPEVSPWSAHRPAPCLLLGPRQGGDLGSMPGPLERSGQWVWSSPSSHLGRCPRVSPAQPMGPGSSKETAPQSVPMPGPFLQPSLRHQAGLIALLAKYRSLCMQRRLCCLLLPLDKHCLLHNMTLSDDRKTLCAVTQIKAWRPRHKEAAAATK; this is encoded by the exons ATGCTGTCTCATCTGCCAGCATCTCCAGCATGAACACGATGTGTCAATATGAAGTGCTCCCAGCTGCGTCCGTCCACTCCGCTTTCATTCCCAGGAGAGATTCCTGGGATGAAAACCAGGTTGGCGTGATGGATCCAGCAGAGGTACGAAATGCTCGCTCCAGCCAGGGAATGTGGGGCTACAGGCGAGGACCCCAAACCACCCAGGAGATGGTTCAGAAGGAGGGAAGCAGTGGGACTGTGCCCGGCTCCAGGGCTGGGCTCTGGCGGGACGTGGGACCTGAGGTCAGCCCCTGGAGTGCCCACCGCCCCGCGCCCTGCCTTCTCCTGGGCCCTCGGCAAGGAGGAGATCTGGGAAGCATGCCGGGCCCCCTGGAGAGGTCTGGGCAATGGGTTTGgagctcccccagcagccaTTTGGGGAGGTGTCCCCGTGTGTCCCCTGCCCAACCCATGGGACCAGGCTCCTCGAAGGAAACCGCTCCGCAAAGCGTGCCCATGCCAGGGCCATTTCTGCAGCCATCTCTCCGGCACCAGGCAGGATTAATCGCTTTATTGGCCAAATACAG ATCGCTCTGTATGCAGAGGAGGCTCTGCTGTCTCCTATTACCGCTGGATAAACACTGCTTGCTGCACAACATGACTTTGAGCGATGACAGGAAAACACTCTGTGCTGTCACACAGATAAAAGCCTGGCGTCCTCGGCAcaaagaagctgcagcagcaacgAAGTGA